In Granulicatella elegans, one genomic interval encodes:
- a CDS encoding DEAD/DEAH box helicase, producing MKFTDYQLQSFLQTALEKLSFSTPTKIQEKIIPLLLKGESVIGQSQTGSGKSHSFLLPLIHKINPEKQELQLVITVPSRELAEQLVRVTAQLIKDAPTPILLEKCVGGTDKLRQVQKLQQTAPHIVIGTPGRIFDLMRENALLVQTATMMVVDEADMTFDLGFLETVDEIASRMPKNLQMSVFSATIPDKIKPFLKKYLGNPKIIHVEHKQLVSPTITNQLLVTKTQNPLEVLFELITLGHPYLMLIFVNTKQKADEVTAFLREKSLKVATIHGDIPARERRRVMKQIQQMEYQYVVATDLAARGIDIEGVSHVINLEIPSELEFFIHRVGRTGRNGLAGQAITFYTPNQEQAIQTLEAKGISFETMELKNGELVESYDRSRREKRKNTQSSDLDPRLKGMIKKAKKHVKPGYKKKLTHEIKQKQRIERKKQNRQSSRKKNSK from the coding sequence ATGAAATTTACAGATTATCAATTACAATCATTTTTACAGACGGCTTTAGAGAAATTATCATTCTCTACTCCAACTAAAATTCAAGAAAAAATTATTCCTTTATTATTAAAAGGAGAATCTGTTATCGGGCAATCCCAAACAGGAAGTGGAAAAAGTCACAGTTTCTTACTACCACTTATTCATAAAATAAATCCGGAAAAACAAGAGTTACAATTAGTCATTACTGTTCCAAGTCGTGAATTAGCCGAACAACTAGTTCGAGTAACTGCTCAATTAATTAAAGATGCTCCTACTCCAATTTTATTAGAAAAATGTGTCGGTGGAACTGACAAACTTCGTCAAGTTCAAAAATTACAACAAACAGCTCCTCATATTGTCATTGGAACACCTGGAAGAATTTTCGATTTAATGCGAGAAAATGCTCTACTTGTTCAAACGGCAACGATGATGGTCGTTGATGAAGCAGATATGACATTTGATTTAGGATTTTTAGAAACAGTCGATGAAATTGCTTCAAGAATGCCCAAAAATTTACAAATGTCCGTATTTTCTGCAACTATTCCAGATAAAATTAAACCATTCCTTAAAAAATATCTTGGAAATCCAAAAATTATTCATGTAGAACATAAACAATTAGTTTCACCAACGATTACAAATCAATTACTAGTGACGAAAACACAAAATCCATTAGAAGTATTATTTGAACTGATTACACTAGGACATCCATACTTAATGTTGATTTTCGTAAATACTAAGCAAAAAGCGGATGAAGTTACAGCCTTTTTACGTGAGAAAAGTTTAAAAGTGGCTACTATTCATGGAGATATTCCTGCTCGTGAACGTCGTCGTGTGATGAAGCAAATTCAACAAATGGAATATCAATATGTTGTGGCAACAGATTTAGCTGCTCGAGGCATTGATATTGAAGGTGTTTCTCATGTGATTAACTTAGAAATCCCTAGTGAATTAGAATTTTTCATTCACCGTGTTGGACGTACTGGTCGAAATGGTTTAGCTGGACAAGCAATTACTTTCTACACACCTAACCAAGAACAAGCTATCCAAACGCTTGAAGCAAAAGGAATCTCTTTTGAAACAATGGAATTAAAAAATGGAGAATTAGTGGAAAGTTATGACCGTTCTCGCCGTGAAAAAAGAAAAAATACCCAAAGTTCTGACTTAGATCCTCGCTTAAAAGGTATGATTAAAAAAGCGAAAAAACATGTTAAACCTGGATACAAGAAAAAACTAACTCATGAAATTAAACAAAAACAAAGAATTGAACGAAAAAAACAAAATCGTCAATCTTCAAGAAAGAAAAATAGTAAATAA
- a CDS encoding superoxide dismutase has protein sequence MTYELPKLAYEFSALEPHVDALTMEIHHDRHHNTYVTNLNAAVEKHPALFEKSVEELVADLASVPEDIRGAVRNNGGGHANHSLFWTVISPNGGGQPTGELAAAIDSKFGGFDAFKQAFSQAAATRFGSGWAWLVVSNGELEVVSTPNQDNPLTDGKTPILGLDVWEHAYYLNYQNRRPDYIAAFWNVVDWNEVARRYEAAK, from the coding sequence ATGACTTATGAATTACCAAAATTAGCGTATGAGTTTTCTGCGTTAGAACCTCATGTGGATGCTTTAACAATGGAAATCCATCATGACAGACATCATAACACTTATGTAACAAACTTAAACGCAGCAGTAGAAAAACACCCTGCTTTATTTGAAAAAAGTGTGGAAGAATTAGTAGCAGATTTAGCATCTGTACCAGAAGATATTCGTGGAGCTGTTCGTAACAATGGTGGTGGACATGCAAACCACAGCTTATTCTGGACAGTAATTTCACCGAATGGTGGAGGTCAACCTACTGGCGAATTAGCAGCAGCAATCGATAGCAAATTCGGTGGGTTTGATGCGTTTAAACAAGCATTCTCTCAAGCAGCAGCAACTCGTTTCGGTTCTGGTTGGGCTTGGTTAGTTGTTTCAAATGGTGAATTAGAAGTAGTTTCTACTCCAAACCAAGATAACCCATTAACAGATGGTAAAACTCCAATTTTAGGATTAGATGTTTGGGAACATGCTTATTACTTAAACTACCAAAATCGTCGTCCTGATTACATTGCAGCATTTTGGAATGTAGTTGATTGGAATGAAGTAGCTCGTCGTTATGAAGCAGCAAAATAA
- a CDS encoding glycosyltransferase family 4 protein, which translates to MRVGIFTDTYFPQVSGVATSVRVLKEELERLGHTVIIFTTTDPNATMPEWNIVRLGSVPLFSFKERRIAVQGFIEAYKVSQEYELDIIHTQTEFSLGLLGKILGAMLGIPTIHTYHTMYEKYLHYIANGKILRPSHVAYISKNFCNQTRGVIAPSQMTKDKLLSYGVTQEVRVIPTGVEIPEMNLQVAEELRETLGYTKEDKVLLSLSRLSKEKNIAAILNAMPIILEKDSSVKCCIVGRGPEKDQLEKQVERLGITSHVQFAGEVEHHQVSQYYQMADLYVNASESESQGLTYLEALVNKIPVIAKKNDYLQQFITKPELGMLFEKDEDIASSVLTYLECCNQASHQVEDLQNQLLEEISSVTFAKKVEEFYQDAIDHYQHDKENTKTWLEKMNFFKIYDDDKDDEE; encoded by the coding sequence ATGCGAGTAGGGATTTTTACCGATACTTATTTCCCTCAAGTCAGTGGCGTTGCTACGTCTGTGCGAGTGTTAAAAGAAGAATTAGAACGTCTTGGACATACGGTTATTATTTTTACAACTACTGATCCAAATGCTACGATGCCAGAATGGAATATCGTTCGTTTAGGAAGTGTTCCATTATTTTCATTTAAAGAAAGAAGAATTGCCGTTCAAGGTTTTATTGAAGCTTATAAAGTTTCTCAAGAATATGAATTAGATATTATCCATACTCAAACAGAATTTAGTTTAGGATTGCTTGGAAAAATTTTAGGAGCAATGTTGGGGATTCCGACTATTCATACTTATCATACGATGTATGAAAAATATTTACACTATATTGCGAATGGGAAAATTTTAAGACCAAGTCATGTGGCATACATTTCTAAAAACTTTTGTAATCAAACTCGTGGAGTCATTGCACCAAGTCAAATGACCAAAGATAAGTTATTATCTTATGGAGTGACTCAAGAAGTTCGAGTCATTCCAACAGGTGTTGAAATTCCTGAAATGAATCTACAAGTTGCTGAAGAGTTACGTGAAACGTTAGGATATACAAAAGAAGATAAAGTACTATTATCGTTAAGCCGTTTATCGAAAGAAAAAAATATTGCAGCAATATTAAATGCAATGCCTATAATTTTAGAAAAAGATTCATCAGTGAAATGTTGTATTGTTGGTAGAGGGCCAGAAAAAGATCAACTTGAAAAACAAGTGGAAAGATTAGGGATTACATCTCATGTACAGTTCGCAGGTGAAGTGGAGCATCATCAAGTGTCTCAATATTATCAAATGGCGGATCTATACGTGAATGCTTCTGAGTCAGAAAGTCAAGGCTTGACTTATTTAGAAGCTTTAGTCAATAAAATTCCAGTTATTGCGAAGAAAAATGATTATTTACAACAATTTATTACTAAACCAGAATTAGGAATGTTGTTTGAAAAAGATGAAGATATTGCTTCTAGCGTGTTGACTTATTTGGAATGTTGCAATCAAGCTTCTCATCAAGTTGAAGACTTGCAAAATCAATTATTAGAAGAGATTTCTTCTGTAACTTTTGCTAAAAAAGTTGAAGAATTTTATCAAGATGCTATTGATCATTATCAACATGATAAAGAAAATACGAAAACTTGGTTAGAAAAAATGAATTTTTTCAAAATCTATGATGATGATAAGGATGATGAAGAATGA